GTTCTTTAAGTGCAGCCGTGGAAAGCTACATGGTTTGTTTAAGAGGACAAAGTGCAACTCTGCGCCATGTTTCCTACTGCGGTAAAGTGAGCGATGTTATGATTTTCGTTGCGCATGAACTAGAGTAAATAGGGTAAGGATGGTCGTAGAGCACAGTGAAGGTCCTAAAAGACACATATAGCCTACGTGCTTCTGCTTATATGTGTTCATTATGAAGATTGAACAGTTTCCTCATGTTTCATCAGGTAtaagttttattttaccaaTCGTTTATCTGACGAATCCAACTGATTTTTCACTCTGATGCTCTCCTTAATGATAGTTAACCCAATTGTTCCCACTGTACCTGTTTGTGaaatttcaaagtaaaacactctTTTACTCTCTTCATCCTGTagagtctgctgtgtttgtttctcatgctttttttgtttgtttgtttgtttgttttttaggtgGGTTCATAGGGGtggtcttttattttattttttgttgattgttAATAGTTGTTGTGGTCCGTAACCAAGAATATCATCTCCTGTCATGCATGAAATCCAGAAATATTGTTCTTGAATAGTTGAGAGAAGAACTAACCTATGAAGGAATTAGTTTGGTGAAAGGTCAAACTCAGAATAACGGAGAGAACTTTTGACTTGGTTTGACCATGAAGTAAAAATTCAAGAAATTCAAGAACAATATTTCCAGATTTCATGCATGATAGGAGATGATATTTAAAATTACTCACTCCACTCTACTGACTCctaatataaaataaaagcccatccctacatatatacataaaaaaacaagaaacaaacacagcagaatcCCTACAGAGCGAAgagtgttttactgtgaaatttCAACAAACAGGTACATTGTGAATGATTGGGTTTAATACCATTAAAAGGAGAACATCAGAGTAAACAATCACTTGGATTCGTCTGATAAatgagctgtaaaataaaacttaaacctgattaaacatttatcttttagGACCTTCACTTTGCTCTAGGACCATGCTTACCCTATTTACTCTAGTTCAGGCGCAACGAAAATCAGACAGCTGCCCTCTTAGTGCGATACACAACACAACGGTAAGCCTGGAGGGACAAAACTCACGATGTTCGAGAATTTAACAAAGTTCAACAAgctttcagttaaaaaaaaacgacaaagtTAAAGTGCGAATCGCTTAAAAACACCCAGCTCATTTTACATCGCGATATCTGACAGGACGAGTGACTTTGTGCTGCATTCAAGTGCACATCGGTACTTTTGAGGTCAGTTCGCCGAGCTCCAAAATAGGTCGCGCGTTCATTGTGAGGATAGCAATATAACACAATCAATCCAAAAAGCATCAAATCAAATTAGAAAATGACTGACATATGAACTGATTCCACATTGATACACCGTGGCACATCTAATTGGTGGCCAGTGATcgtttctaaaaataaaaataaaaacaaaaaagcaaaacaaaacaggctgtGCAAAGTTAGTGAGTTCCACAGcagaattttaaaaagagaaaaaaaaagtagttgtaCATGAAGAATAAGTTCTCTTACCTGAGACATAGTTCGATCACATCACATTATGGACAGCTCAGATATCTCAAATTATCGAGTTACAGCTGTACTTAAACGCATCATTTGCTCCAGCAGTTGCCTGGCAACTCCCGGCAGCGTGTTGTCATGGcaaacatttgtttgacagCAGCTAGCTAGTTGAACTTCTCCGCAGTCCTTTCGTCTGTCAGAGTCTTTCAAAATGTCTCAAGTTGTGCATCCACCAGAGAGCGGCTACAGTCTTGTGCCAAGGGAGGATTTTCGTGCTGAAAAACCGCCAAGGTGACGTTACTTTAAGAGCAGATTAAGCTTGATTTTCTAACGTGTTTTAGGTCAAATTTACCTAGATTCACTAGCTAGGTTAGCTAGCTAGATAGTCAGGAgaagctaactttagctaagttagctaagTTTTGATTGTATAAAGTTGTCAGAACAATACAGTTAGCCAGacatagattaaaaaaagaggactTCCATGTTTGTTAGCGTCTTCTACATTGATAGCATAAAACAAACCAGGTAGGAATTAGTTTAGAAAGTTGCTGTTATTTTAGCTAATAAGTTAGTCCAACGTTTGGTCTCATTTTAGAAAGAAATTAATAAGAAATAAGAAGCATTTAATTGTGGTTTCTTGATTCAAAATTCCCTTTGATTTATGcacaaattatattttattttgacctGTTGAGGTAAAGATTATGATCAATTAAAAATATGAACGTGTTTATGTATAATTGTGATCTGTGGTTTGTTTAAAGTGAATGAACTTCCATTGTGTTatgcaacactgtttttgtaTCATGACCAATGATTACCTTGTATGTTGTGAACAAAGGAAAGTAATCAGAAATTTACCTtcagtatttatgtatttattaagaTCCCCAGGTACCACTGCCAAGTTAGAAGCTATTGAATATAGGCTCCACGCAATTAAGAATAAATTACATCACACTACCAAACAACTAAAAGGCACCAgggaataaaacaaataacaacagagtgaaaaaatgaattaactaaacaaaaaagaaatactaatgacaacactgacaacagcaaCCACACAAAACCCTATTACTGTTCAGATATGTAATGTCTGATTGTAATGTATTCCACATTTTCCTCCCTCTGAACATGACATTACGTTGCCTTGATGCATCTCGATGCATGCCTGGTATTGAAGCTATGGCCATTTCTCCTAGATGATGTCCAtcttatttaaaatgaatgactgaagtGAAATGACCGTTTTCATGTTGCATCTTCAGGTACATATCCAAGCATAGGCCAGCGGTCGTTCTTGAGTACAAGTCAACCAAGGATGCAATGAGGACGATGGGACCCGCAAAGGTTGAGGTGCCACTCCCTGACAAATACCTCAAGAAGCATTCAAAAGAGCCCAAATTACCTGAAAGTGAGTTCTCCTGCCGAGTATTTGACCAGCGTATGGGTGCAATTTTGCGATTGTCATTTACGTTCATGTTTACTGTACGTCCTTTTAGAGACACAGGATTCAAAAGAGGCTCGTAAATCCTGTAATGTGAGGAAACCAGCTGTTCCTGCGAGGACAGACAACCCAATTATGGGCCTTCAAACGAAGAGAGACTTTACAAAGACGACTACAGCTGTGACGACGAAACCCAAGCCTACCAGTGTGGACTCCAGAAACGGACACAAGCAGTTGCTTGAGAATTCAGGACTTGTTCCAAAGTACATCAAGAAAAAGGTATTTCTTTCgacaacaccacacacaaagaaaaatgtagaCATATTTTGCTTATCAGTCGCATATGTTTCAGAATATATCCCCCCTCTGTATTGATCCATCCCTGGGCCCtgattttaatgtgttaatcGGGctgctgtgaacacactgtCTAAGGTTTCCCAGTTTTATGTTTGCAGGATTATGGAGAGGTACCTGAGTACCTGCAGCAGCGCaatgaagaggagcagagagctcAGGAGGCGTACGACAGATGTGTGaaagagcagagggagcagggagcCATGAAACACCTGTCTGACGAGGAGCGACAAGCCGTCCTGGAGGTACTCCAACACATTGCTGCACACTGGCAGTTCTTCTATCCCTAAAACCAGCAGGGGGGCCTTACAGACATCTGGGaccactgcagcaacacaggAAACAATTCTGatgatttcatgtatttttttttaaagtcagtctttcagataaacaaacagctgactTTAATGTGAAAGTGATTGGTTTCCCTGTGTTGATCCACTGTCCAGGGCCTGAAGAAGAACTGGGATGAGCTGCACCATGAGTACCTGGGCCTCTCACTCGTCACAGACACCTTGTCAAAGAAGGCCCGCAAGGAGCGCCTGGAAGCGgcactgaagcagctggagaccgACATCAACCGCCTCGACAGGTTCAAGACCGTCTACATACCCATTATATAGGACTTTAAACAAAACCACTGATCAGATACACTGCGCTGTTTGTCTTGAGACGGCCACCTTAACTTCAGATATCACATGGGCttgagtaaaataaaagtcagcaTTTATATTCTCATGATGTGTCGGTTTACTTCAATTCACACTTCAACTCAACTTTATTACAGACGCAGGGTCCAGACAGAAGACACAACAGGATCACACTAAAGATATAtatcataattatgactttttatctcatactTTACACCTTTTATCcaacaattttaattttttactttttttctcataattttaatgttttgtctcaACTTAAACGTTTTATCTCGTAGTTTTTATCTTTCTGAatcagaattttgacttttcatctTATTATCTTGACCTTTGACTCGTGATTTTGATTTACTGTTTCATAATTAGGACTTACAATGGtaataatgttttcatctttaacTGGCAGAAAAGGTCATCAAAGAAAACTGGGTTACCAAAATAATTCTTACTGTCTGCAGACACTCTAaattcatgatgttttttagtcatatggcaaaaatgttttcacagtgttGCTCTCAGTCAAAgatgatgtgattttaaagtgaaatttgTAATTTAACGCTTTCTGTGAGTGGAGCTTTTGTTTGAGAAGGTCAATTTTGAGCTCCAGATAATGACAAAcagttatttctttatttcaaccTTCATCACCTGCCTTACAAATGGAGTTTATTGGGAAACTCTTTTGAGTGTTTAGATAGTTGGTTATGAAAACATCCTTTTAAATCAATTTCTTTCTGACTTAATAACTGAATCCAAGTATTTGTGGTTCATTCTCCCTCAGCGGCTTGTGATGCGGCCACAGGCCAGCATTGCATCACATGAAGCTGATTATCCCTGTAATTCTTCCCTGACTAACACAACGCTGTCCTTATACGCAAATGACTCGAGCGTGATCCCACAGCACATGTGGCCGAGCCAGGAGTCCCTCTGGAtgtctttcagtttcttttgttgCTCTTAGTTTTTGTGAATGGTCTCTGAAGGGACAGGACACAACACAACGCAGTAAGTACTACTTTGGTGATCACAGACTACAAATGTCTCAGAGGACGATGGAAGgctttttgattatttgttcCAGTGTATGTTCAGTAAACTGTTCCTGCGTGTTTCCAGTAATCCTAACCTGAGAAATGGACAACGCAGGAGTCAGAAGAGGAATTGTGGTATGTTCAATGCAAATATCCTGCCAAATATTCCAATGATGAATTCAGAAGTCATTTTTATAATCCAGCATGAACACAGAATGATTATTTTGTGTAGTTATTAGCTCAGCTATTACAGCTGTGGTAAGCAGATAACATGTTTGTTCTCTGAAGGAATTCCTTCAAGTCATCATTTGAGTAATTTAACAGTAAGCAGCTTTTAATGAACCttcaaggtttttgtttgttatgaACCCAAAAGACAAATAAGGACTCACTAACTGTAGTAAGTTAGAGATGCAAAGGGTTAGCTATCCTTCTGTATTTCCTCCATACATATTATCAGTCTTTAATTCTGCTGTTGCTAGCTCCAAAATTATACTTGCCGTCATTTCTTTCAAGTCAAACTAAAGTTACCAAACTGCTAAGTTCTGTTCCCAGTtgaattttagtttttaaggtCCAATATGTAAACATTTTGGAAAGTGTAGGAGTAACAGTTTTTtcgtttgttgtttttttttttttttttacattatgatgtctgtgtgttgagttGCAAAGCATCTTTAGCTTGTTAACCAGCTAAACAACGACCTGTCCCGGTTGCTAGCTCCAGTGCTAGTGATtgcaaacaccaacactccctcTTTCAAGCTAGCttcacggctaactgagctaacaagctaacagcagctacagtttgcagcagttagtggtgatatgctgcttctccatatttattttaaataaattcaaCAGATGGCcaattcttaaatattgcacctttaagatcaCCAGATTTTGAAATGACCTAACAAGACTTCCTTCAGCAACATTTCAAATAGTTATGCCAAGAAATACCTGATTATATTTCTTAGACTTTGGAAAGCCAGCGGCTCCTCCTTAAACAGAATTTATTGATCCAAGCGAGGGGAAATTTGTTGCTTCTTTTCTAGTAGAAATATCACAATGTACAGAAATTATAAGAAACATATTTAATAGAGAATAGATAATTAAAAGTaagatgaaatttaaaaaaaatgtagcaagAATATGTGCATTTAACAACCTAATCGTAATCTGTCTGTCGTAGATAAAAGATGACTGGCCAGGATATAGTCTGGACCTGTTCACCTACCCTGAACACTACCATGAAGACATAGAGACTGTGTATATTCCACATGGAGTCATCATGAACAGGTAAAACACATTCTTATAAACACACCTGCCcagcttttgtttaaaaattGCTTCCTGCTCATTTGTACTTGTCCTGATGTAATCCCCTCATTAGGATCGAGCGTGTGGCTCGCTACATCATGGACGACTTCGGGGACAACAACATCATGGTGCTGTGTGTCCTGAAGGGAGGATACAAGTTCTGCGCAGACCTGGTGGAGTTCATCAAGGTGCTCGGCCGTAACTCCAACAAGTACCTGGAGACCCGGGTGGAGTTCATCCGCCTGAAGAGCTACCTGGTGGGTGTACTAACACGGTGCCACACACAGTGAACAAGGTTTCGTGCTTTTGAGCATTATTGCAGATCAGATATTAACTGTCAGACCTGCAGGATTTGTTTTAGTCATGAGCTACAGCTTCCCCTGTTTGAGTCCAGCCAGGAATCTTTGTTGCAAGTCATTCACAGCtttatcaatttaaaaaaaaaaaaaaagaagaatgcaaAACAAAGGCCCCACTAAACAATTTATTCGAGTCTTTCCTTTCTTTGAGACCATTATGCAGTGTTGAGATGATTAGTCAATCTTTTGATAAATCATTTATAGAGggaaaatgccatttttttcttatttccagcCTCTTAAGTGCAAGAATTTCATGTATTTCTCACATTTATACCCCGGTGGACTGAATATCTTTTGAGAGTTGGTCTGATGGGTTGACATCttatcagtaaaatgtaaaaatctaaaGTGTGGCCCGTGAGCCAAAGCCAAAGTTGGCCCACTATCAGGTTATATTTAGCCTGTCAGTGTGTACAAAGTTACCAATTGATTGAGACAAATGATAATATACAATGCTGGCTTATTTTTGTAAGggaaaaatgctctttaaatgtgTAGGATCCCTAATTATTCATTACATTTAAGAATCTGAGCCTGAGAGGAAGAGCTACGCCGTCAGCTATTTTGAGAATTGATTGATTGTCTTGGTCATTTAATTATAAGAGAAATTATCAGTGCTCAATGCTATGTCACAGtgaatctttgtgttttggactatTAGATGACCAATACATGCAATGTGAGGAATTCATTTTAGGCTTTAGGTATTTGAGATTAGCATTTTTCATTACTTTTGGACATTTGATTGATTCAATGTTTGAAAGACTAATGATAATTGAATATAATCCTTAGTTACACCCCTTCCTTCATGCACCAAAGACACTCTTTTACCGTGAAGGTAAAGTTTGCATCCGATCCACCAGATGTCACTGTTGTTCATGTTTAACAAAGAGAGCGCTCAACCAGTTCAGGACACCTCAAGGACGATTGATCGTGGAGCGACTGCAGAGCTCAGGTCATGAACGTTAattggagctgctgctgctgctgctgctgctgctgccaagaGAAACAGGCCACGACACCGTCTAACACCTGGAACGTATAAACCGAGGAATTAACCGTGGAAATGATGTAGTGATGTTTACAATGACATCGCTTTGCAATTGTCAACACAGTCACTTATTATTCTTTACTGTGTTTTGGCGCAGAGCTCATCCAGAATGTTTCTGATTTACATTTCCCTGCATGTGGTCGCGAGGGAGGACTAACTATTTGTACTTTAAGAACTGGCTTTCACATGTACTTAAGCAGCTATAAAGACAGACTAAATTGATTTatagattgttttgttttgggttttggcTTGTTCGATCAGTTAAACCACACTGAGGTCagactgaaacatttgaagtcTTCTTTAAGGCCAACAAAACGATTTTTACCACCTTACAGAATAAAATTAATTCACCCATGTCAGGACAATTGTACACAGCTGCCTGCCATCCAGATCgacatataaaacacacaatacgTTGACAGAGGATGAAGACTCGCTCCTTCATTGAAAAATCTAtactttttcattgtttaatgtagaaaaagataaagaaactgTCTAAGAATGTAGAAAAGGTAATGAGGCtccttaaaagtaaaatataaataacatcataattacattttcttttgggGCTACAAACAACATGGAGACAAGCAGCAGTCCTTGTTACTACAGCAGACgacagtgtgtgagtgatgaCGCTGCTTGTTAGTCAGTCTGGCTGGTCATGATGGAGTCACATGACCTGCCCCCAGGGAAGGGATTCTGTCCATGTCAGTGCCCCTCTTATCCAAGTGATGCATCTGTAACCGGCCGACTCTAAACTTCAAAGCTGTCGCTCTTCAAAGCTTTGTGCTGAGCCTCCTCCTACAGGCACGGAGACGATATTTTACACTCAGTGCGAAATAAGTCTccctttgtgtgtttggcttGCGTGAATGCCGCAGACAGTAGAGCCGAAATACTGAGAAAGACAAGAGAGAACATATGGAACTCTATGTCTCAGTCTGACGTTTATTGTGAagaataaatcttttttttttatgcaaacaaGCTGAATAAAATCATTGTATGTTCTGATGCATCTTCCCTTTttcgtcttctcctcctcagaaTGACCAGTCAACGGAGGAGCTGCACATCATAGGAAGCCGAGATCTGTCTTTCCTGCGTGGAAAGGTGAGTGTAAATAAAGCTTCCTACGTAGCTTTGGATATTATTAAGTCCTCTTTGTTAGTATATGAATGAAACTGCCTCGGCCTCAAGATGGAGCTGTCAGATAAACCCTCAGTAGGTGAGGACTTTTACACAGGTGAACAAAAgagttttcctctgagaatacTTTGCATTTTTTAGCATAAtgtttcgtttttttgtttttattgctccaAACTCTCCCTCAGACCAGAACACACACTTTAAAGATTTCTCTTCATAACCGTCCTCGGCTGTACAAAAAAGAATACTGCAAGTTCATTTCATCTTCGAGTATATTTCCCAAGTGTACTTTATAAGACTTATATAAGACATAGTAAGTAAACTAATATCAGTGCACTAGTCCTATGCCTGCAAGTAGAGGTAGCAGAGGTCCACACCTTCCTTACTCAAGTAGAAGTTCAGATACTCGtgtagaaaaaaagacagactgatAAAAGTAGATGTACAGATTCaagttaaaaataataaagtacaggctctgaaatgtaatcAAAGTATAAAAGTGTCCCTCTGAAAGACAATTCTACCGACCATTTTTGCTGGAGCTCACGTCATGGTCGTATCATTTAAAGACTAGCaaacttaaaggtagaatcagtagggTTTGTCTGAGCTGTTTGTAAATGCAACTCAAAGATGGTTTATTGTTGAGTTTCATGCCCTGGacgtcaaatactgacattttgggttggtaaagcatcctgagcagcaacaaagttAGAATAAAAGGAAAATCCAGGCTGAAGGCTGCAGTTACGAGACACTTACACACCTTTTCTTCccattccagcctccctctctgcctgtttctgaTGTCTTACGTCTTTTATGTCGTTATGTGGGATATTTACGGGAtaggttgaaatcagtcttgtatCAAAACTAAAGGAATTAGCCTGATTTTAATATACAAGGAGAAGAAAGTACAGATGTTTGTGTAGTTAAATGTAGAGAGGCAAAGTCAAAagttgtcaaaaaaataaagttcagaTCAGATAATCTACAGTATATCAAGTACTGAAAGCATGCCCTCTTGTTTTCAGTTAAAAGGAGTCTCCCACACTTGGATaaacttctgtttttgtaaGGGGCCTTTCAGCAGAACAAATGTTCCCACAAAGCAGATTTACTGACAACTGAGGAGTCTCCGGAGCGCACAGGATCACGAGGAATGATCTGTCCTCATTCTCTGAGATACACACAGCCTTACTCAGCTGAATGGGAGCACAAATATGCCCGCACGCGTTGGCTTCAAAAAGACTGATGCTGAATTCCCTCGACTGAGATGTCAGAATGTGCCGTAGCTAAGATGCATTTGCTCCGTGGGTATTAAAGGTCAGCGGGAGGCTGACCACCATCttgcacagaaaacatgaatcaTCCACTTTGTGTTACTGGAGTTGACGCTCTTGTTTCAATCCTTCCTTCAACTATTAAATCTCCCACGAGGTCTTGGgtatttaaaaaagacaaattgttAGTCATCGGTTTATATGAGCCTTATTCAGAGCTGTTGCTGAGTCACAGCTCCAGGTAGATTATACCTGCGTGGTGCGACTGACGCTCCTGCTTTAAAACCTGCTGATATTGACGATGTAATGACAGCACTGACACGATGAAGGTTGTGTTGAAGAGTGAGCAGGTTGTCAAGTTTCAGCTGTCTTTCTAAAAACTTACCCAGAATCTGTCGCACCCTCAGTTGTCTTTATCCAAAGTGTTGCTAATCGGGATCGTCAATGTTTAAATGTAGCACAGctttaaatgtgaaacagtTTTTGAACTTCTGGAGGAGGAACTATTGCAGCATGGTTGAAACACCTGTGCTGAGAGCAAAATGTTGAGTGTTGTTTGAGgctcataaaacaaacagtccCCCGTTTCAaccaaatcaccagaataaTCTTTACAGACACTTTTTTAgttctttattttgaagtttgttTCTTTGGGTTCAGTTTCTTTAGGTCCACACTGTGCTAGGTGGGTTAGTG
This is a stretch of genomic DNA from Acanthopagrus latus isolate v.2019 chromosome 19, fAcaLat1.1, whole genome shotgun sequence. It encodes these proteins:
- the prtfdc1a gene encoding phosphoribosyltransferase domain-containing protein 1 isoform X1 encodes the protein MDNAGVRRGIVIKDDWPGYSLDLFTYPEHYHEDIETVYIPHGVIMNRIERVARYIMDDFGDNNIMVLCVLKGGYKFCADLVEFIKVLGRNSNKYLETRVEFIRLKSYLNDQSTEELHIIGSRDLSFLRGKCVLVVEAIVDTGKTMKALLKHVETFEPKMVKVAGLLVKRVPNMAENLTDYVGFEIPNRFVVGYALDYNEYFRDLNHICVISKTGKMKYKV
- the enkur gene encoding enkurin, with the translated sequence MSQVVHPPESGYSLVPREDFRAEKPPRYISKHRPAVVLEYKSTKDAMRTMGPAKVEVPLPDKYLKKHSKEPKLPEKTQDSKEARKSCNVRKPAVPARTDNPIMGLQTKRDFTKTTTAVTTKPKPTSVDSRNGHKQLLENSGLVPKYIKKKDYGEVPEYLQQRNEEEQRAQEAYDRCVKEQREQGAMKHLSDEERQAVLEGLKKNWDELHHEYLGLSLVTDTLSKKARKERLEAALKQLETDINRLDRFKTVYIPII
- the prtfdc1a gene encoding phosphoribosyltransferase domain-containing protein 1 isoform X2; its protein translation is MDNAGVRRGIVIKDDWPGYSLDLFTYPEHYHEDIETVYIPHGVIMNRIERVARYIMDDFGDNNIMVLCVLKGGYKFCADLVEFIKVLGRNSNKYLETRVEFIRLKSYLNDQSTEELHIIGSRDLSFLRGKAIVDTGKTMKALLKHVETFEPKMVKVAGLLVKRVPNMAENLTDYVGFEIPNRFVVGYALDYNEYFRDLNHICVISKTGKMKYKV